In Entelurus aequoreus isolate RoL-2023_Sb linkage group LG13, RoL_Eaeq_v1.1, whole genome shotgun sequence, a genomic segment contains:
- the LOC133663951 gene encoding uncharacterized protein LOC133663951, producing MSESSSDVNTFSAGSLPKSYSSRYSELGVAHLPASARHGSDSGLGSTPLPSSRFRFVSWHHLAHCHLTGDQLTCPRVREGPSADELFHVDEDAAGEQRWRMRMRREEEGPSWEERRQENWENCQELNLSYQDLGEPFQRENFLRILRRLIRVERLQLVDNSLSNLTSVRLPRCKVLNLQRNHLVCLLHLPKLPAVEQLCLAENAIASLGGLDTLRNSPLRSLNLALNPVAFAQDYRAHVFSCLPNLEILDGVPKLPEDNLHTGFHFPQISRMCNIL from the exons TTCTTCAGATGTGAACACCTTCAGTGCAGGCAGCCTTCCCAAATCCTACTCGTCCCGCTACTCTGAGCTCGGTGTGGCACACTTACCTGCTTCTGCGCGCCACGGTTCTGATTCTGGACTTGGATCCACACCC CTTCCGTCCAGCCGCTTTCGCTTCGTGTCATGGCATCACCTGGCCCACTGCCACCTGACCGGGGACCAGCTCACCTGTCCCAGGGTCCGAGAAG GTCCGAGCGCTGACGAGCTCTTCCACGTCGATGAAGACGCAGCTGGTGAGCAGagatggaggatgaggatgaggagagAGGAGGAAGGACCGAGTTGGGAGGAGAGAAGACAAGAGAATTGGGAAAACTGTCAGGAGTTAAATCTGTCCTACCAGGACCTGGGCGAGCCTTTCCAGCGGGAGAACTTCCTCCGCATCCTGCGCAGGTTGATCCGCGTGGAGCGACTGCAGCTGGTCGACAATTCTCTCAGCAACCTGACTTCGGTCCGCCTGCCAAG GTGCAAAGTCCTCAACCTGCAGCGGAACCACCTGGTGTGTCTGCTCCACCTGCCAAAGCTGCCAGCTGTGGAGCAACTCTGTCTGGCCGAGAACGCCATCGCCTCTCTGGGGGGGCTGGACACTCTGAGGAACAGTCCTCTGCGCTCCCTCAACCTCGCCCTCAACCCGGTCGCCTTCGCTCAGGACTACCGCGCACA TGTTTTCTCCTGCTTGCCAAACCTTGAGATCCTGGATGGCGTCCCTAAACTGCCAGAAGACAATCTCCACACTGGATTTCATTTCCCACAAATCAGCAGAATGTGCAACATTTTGTGA